A region from the Gemmatimonadales bacterium genome encodes:
- a CDS encoding O-acetylhomoserine aminocarboxypropyltransferase/cysteine synthase family protein: MSYHLDTLAVHAGQAPDPATNSRAVPIYATTSYVFNDTAHAANLFGLREFGNIYTRIMNPTSDVFEKRMTELEGGVAALALASGQAAETLTVLNLCRAGDNVVSSHTLYGGTHNLFAYSLPKWGITTRFVDIHDLDQVRRAIDDGTRLLYTEIIGNPRLDVPDLEALAGIAHDAGIPLVVDNTFATPFLCRPIRYGADIVLHSATKWIGGHGTAIGGVVIDAGRFDWTSPAARRRFPEFSSPDPSYHGLVYTEAFGPMAFIIKLRVQLLRDLGPALSPWNAFAFLQGIETLPLRMARHSAAALAVAKWLAADARVEWVSYPGLASHPQHANAEKYLDGGFGGVLTFGVKGGHPAARAVIDRVKLFSLLANVGDAKSLIIHPASTTHEQLTAEQQRATGVAPELIRLSLGLEDVRDLIGDLDQALGTPDEVEPDARRTAVPATAGAR, from the coding sequence ATGTCCTACCATCTCGACACGCTTGCCGTCCATGCGGGGCAGGCGCCGGACCCGGCGACCAATTCACGCGCCGTGCCGATCTACGCCACCACGAGCTACGTGTTCAACGACACCGCGCACGCCGCGAATCTCTTCGGCCTCCGGGAGTTCGGCAACATCTACACCCGGATCATGAACCCGACGAGCGACGTCTTCGAGAAGCGGATGACCGAGCTCGAGGGCGGCGTTGCGGCGCTGGCCCTCGCGAGCGGACAGGCGGCCGAAACCCTCACCGTGCTCAATCTCTGCCGTGCGGGCGACAACGTCGTCTCCTCGCACACGCTCTATGGCGGCACCCACAACCTGTTCGCCTACAGCCTGCCCAAGTGGGGGATCACCACCCGGTTCGTGGACATCCACGATCTGGACCAGGTGCGGCGCGCCATCGACGATGGCACGCGACTCCTCTACACCGAGATCATCGGCAACCCGCGGCTCGACGTGCCCGACCTCGAGGCGCTGGCCGGCATCGCCCACGACGCCGGCATCCCGCTCGTGGTGGACAACACCTTTGCCACGCCCTTCCTCTGCCGGCCCATCCGCTACGGCGCCGACATCGTGCTGCACTCGGCCACCAAGTGGATCGGCGGGCACGGCACCGCCATCGGCGGCGTCGTGATCGACGCGGGGCGCTTCGACTGGACCAGCCCCGCCGCGCGCCGGCGGTTCCCCGAGTTCAGCAGCCCCGACCCGTCCTATCACGGGCTGGTATACACCGAGGCGTTCGGGCCAATGGCGTTCATCATCAAGCTGCGGGTGCAGCTGCTTCGCGATCTGGGCCCCGCGCTCTCGCCCTGGAACGCGTTCGCGTTCCTCCAGGGCATCGAAACGCTGCCGCTCCGCATGGCGCGGCATTCGGCGGCCGCGCTCGCCGTGGCCAAGTGGCTCGCGGCGGACGCTCGCGTGGAGTGGGTCTCGTATCCGGGGCTCGCGAGCCACCCGCAGCACGCCAACGCGGAGAAATACCTCGACGGCGGGTTCGGCGGCGTGCTCACCTTCGGGGTGAAGGGCGGTCATCCGGCCGCGCGGGCGGTGATCGATCGGGTGAAGCTCTTCTCGCTGCTCGCCAACGTGGGCGACGCGAAGTCCCTCATCATCCACCCGGCCTCGACCACGCACGAGCAGCTTACCGCCGAGCAGCAGCGCGCCACCGGCGTGGCGCCCGAGCTCATCCGCCTCTCGCTCGGGCTCGAGGACGTGCGCGACCTCATCGGGGATCTCGATCAGGCGCTCGGCACGCCGGACGAGGTCGAGCCGGATGCGCGCCGCACGGCGGTCCCCGCCACGGCGGGCGCGCGGTGA
- a CDS encoding carbonic anhydrase, with protein MTSAVDAMLEANAEYVRGLEPRAIRPLGDCRLALVTCMDPRIVPLVAFGLDQGSAFVIRNAGGRTREALRSLVVSERMAGTNEIAVVHHTRCAMLGLSNDDVRARVKRDLGADASQLDVQGFADLEESVRDDVAFLRASPLIARTTVIRGMVFDVDTGRLTEVSTGAAPVRPGAAAGSL; from the coding sequence ATGACCTCCGCTGTCGATGCCATGCTCGAGGCAAACGCGGAATACGTGCGCGGCCTCGAGCCGCGCGCGATCCGTCCGCTGGGCGACTGCCGGCTCGCGCTCGTCACCTGCATGGACCCGCGGATCGTACCGCTCGTCGCGTTCGGGCTCGATCAGGGAAGCGCGTTCGTGATCCGGAACGCCGGCGGGCGCACCCGCGAGGCGCTGCGCTCGCTCGTCGTATCGGAGCGGATGGCCGGCACCAACGAAATCGCGGTGGTGCACCACACGCGGTGCGCCATGCTGGGCTTGAGCAACGATGACGTCCGCGCCCGGGTGAAACGCGATCTGGGCGCCGACGCGAGTCAGCTCGACGTGCAGGGGTTTGCCGATCTGGAGGAGAGCGTGCGCGACGACGTCGCGTTCCTGCGCGCGTCGCCGCTCATCGCGCGGACGACGGTGATCCGCGGCATGGTGTTCGACGTCGACACCGGCCGGCTCACCGAGGTGAGCACCGGCGCCGCGCCCGTCCGGCCCGGCGCGGCCGCCGGGTCCCTATGA
- a CDS encoding YajQ family cyclic di-GMP-binding protein yields MASTASFDISTGADLQEVDNAVNQALKEVGQRYDFKGSHCTIEFERNKAELRLSADDSFRMDALLDVLRGRLIKRGVPVKNLQIGEPVEGSGGSVRRTIVLTQGIAGDVAKRIVKAVKDGGFKRAQTSIQGDEVRVTSPSKDELQSVIALLRSQDFGIELRFGNYRG; encoded by the coding sequence ATGGCCAGCACCGCCTCGTTCGACATCTCCACGGGCGCCGACTTGCAGGAAGTCGACAACGCCGTCAACCAGGCGCTGAAGGAGGTCGGCCAGCGTTATGACTTCAAGGGCAGCCACTGCACCATCGAGTTCGAGCGGAACAAGGCCGAGCTGCGCTTGAGCGCCGACGACAGCTTCCGGATGGACGCACTGCTCGACGTGCTGCGCGGGCGGCTCATCAAGCGCGGCGTGCCCGTGAAGAATCTCCAGATCGGCGAGCCGGTCGAAGGAAGCGGCGGTTCCGTCCGGCGCACGATCGTGCTCACCCAGGGGATCGCGGGCGACGTGGCCAAGCGGATCGTCAAGGCGGTGAAGGACGGCGGGTTCAAGCGGGCTCAAACCAGCATTCAGGGCGACGAGGTCCGGGTGACGAGCCCGTCGAAGGACGAGCTGCAGAGCGTCATCGCGCTCCTCCGGAGCCAGGATTTCGGGATCGAGCTCCGATTTGGCAACTACCGCGGCTGA
- the metX gene encoding homoserine O-acetyltransferase — MTVTSPTPGVARDFALGSFTTAAGEVLEDARLRFEVTGDIEAAEEHGWILAFHALTGNAHVADWWGPLVGPGRALDTTRHAIVSANLLGGCYGSTGPGEWPAGARPRFPALSSLDLARAHVPLLEHLAVTRLACVSGGSLGGMVALQWGRLSPVPVDRLVVFAAPAATSAQAIAWNATQRMVIEADPAWQGGRYPAGGGPAAGLAAARAIAMITYRSAPEFAARFGRERTRTAGRFDVEHYLRRQGEKLVARFDAASYVALMRAMDLHDVGDLAAAGRATAERVREIVGVGIDSDILYYPAEVRDWTAAYRAAGANARYTEIASVYGHDAFLIEWDQVAAALRPENSPARAPGSHGAADSAPSP, encoded by the coding sequence ATGACCGTGACATCCCCCACGCCCGGCGTGGCGCGCGACTTCGCGCTCGGCAGCTTCACCACGGCCGCCGGTGAGGTGCTGGAGGATGCGCGCCTCCGCTTCGAGGTCACGGGCGACATCGAGGCCGCGGAAGAGCACGGCTGGATTCTCGCGTTCCACGCGCTCACCGGCAACGCGCACGTGGCGGACTGGTGGGGGCCGCTCGTGGGGCCGGGTCGCGCGCTCGATACCACGCGTCACGCCATCGTCAGCGCCAACCTGCTGGGTGGCTGCTACGGCTCGACCGGCCCGGGCGAGTGGCCGGCCGGCGCGCGTCCCCGGTTCCCTGCTCTGAGCTCGCTCGACCTGGCCCGCGCGCACGTGCCGCTGCTCGAGCACCTCGCCGTCACGCGCCTTGCCTGCGTGAGCGGCGGCTCGCTCGGCGGCATGGTGGCCCTCCAGTGGGGGCGCCTGAGCCCGGTGCCGGTGGACCGGCTTGTCGTGTTCGCGGCGCCGGCCGCAACGTCCGCGCAGGCCATCGCCTGGAACGCGACGCAGCGGATGGTCATCGAGGCCGACCCGGCGTGGCAAGGAGGCCGGTACCCGGCCGGCGGTGGCCCGGCCGCCGGGCTCGCGGCCGCGCGCGCGATCGCGATGATCACCTACCGCTCGGCGCCCGAATTCGCGGCGCGCTTCGGACGCGAACGCACCCGGACCGCCGGGCGATTCGACGTGGAGCATTACCTCCGCCGCCAGGGCGAAAAGCTGGTGGCGCGGTTCGACGCCGCGAGCTATGTGGCGCTCATGCGCGCCATGGATCTCCACGACGTGGGCGACCTCGCCGCCGCCGGGCGCGCCACGGCCGAGCGGGTGCGTGAGATCGTTGGCGTCGGGATCGACAGCGATATCCTCTACTACCCCGCGGAGGTGCGCGACTGGACCGCCGCCTATCGGGCGGCGGGCGCAAACGCCCGTTACACCGAGATCGCCTCGGTGTACGGGCACGACGCATTTCTCATCGAGTGGGATCAGGTGGCCGCGGCGCTCAGGCCAGAAAACTCTCCAGCGCGCGCGCCCGGCTCACATGGCGCAGCCGACTCAGCGCCTTCTCCTTGA
- a CDS encoding SpoIID/LytB domain-containing protein: protein MATTAAERRVGAALLGAAAAAVLAAAFVGSCAPPAPAGAPTPMGAPASGEPILQVGLIVGAPAVTLGGDAALLVTGPDGTRLTQVPAGDTWRASATTDGISLATGSGVATGNVPQAVVTPAEPGAPVRVNGRAYRGALTLFRDRTGLTVVNQVPIEAYLLGVVSAEMGRRAASEREALRAQAVVSRTYALRNVGRWRAQGFDLYATVADQVYAGIGAETPEGREAVESTRGLFVAWNGAPIDAFFFSTCGGRTAEGTEIFRGAARPYLRSVSDVGPDGIAYCSISPRFHWREEWSGDALRAVLRRTLPAAVGAPPPRLDELQDVRVESRSASGRVAELGIVLPGEELRVDGPLVRQVLHTAAGEPLRSNAFALTPTLAGGRLTHLVAEGGGNGHGVGFCQWGAVGRARAGQTFDRILAAYYPDTELSRLY from the coding sequence TTGGCAACTACCGCGGCTGAGCGGCGCGTCGGCGCCGCGCTGCTCGGTGCCGCGGCGGCCGCGGTGCTCGCGGCGGCGTTCGTCGGCAGCTGCGCCCCTCCCGCGCCGGCCGGCGCGCCAACCCCGATGGGCGCCCCCGCGAGCGGCGAGCCGATCCTGCAGGTGGGGCTCATCGTCGGTGCGCCCGCGGTGACGCTCGGCGGGGACGCCGCGCTCCTCGTGACCGGCCCCGATGGCACGCGCCTCACCCAGGTGCCGGCCGGCGACACCTGGCGCGCATCCGCCACGACCGACGGCATCTCGCTCGCCACCGGCTCCGGCGTTGCCACCGGCAATGTGCCGCAGGCGGTGGTGACGCCGGCGGAGCCGGGCGCGCCCGTGCGGGTGAACGGCCGCGCATATCGCGGCGCGCTCACGCTCTTTCGCGACCGCACCGGGCTCACCGTGGTGAACCAGGTGCCGATAGAGGCGTATCTCCTCGGCGTCGTATCCGCCGAGATGGGGCGGCGCGCCGCGAGCGAGCGCGAGGCGCTCCGCGCGCAGGCCGTCGTGTCGCGCACTTACGCGCTGCGCAACGTGGGGCGCTGGCGCGCGCAGGGTTTCGATCTCTATGCCACCGTGGCCGACCAGGTGTACGCGGGCATCGGCGCCGAGACGCCCGAGGGTCGCGAGGCCGTCGAGTCCACCCGCGGGCTCTTCGTCGCCTGGAACGGCGCGCCGATCGACGCCTTCTTCTTCTCGACCTGCGGCGGCCGCACGGCGGAGGGCACGGAAATTTTCCGCGGCGCGGCGCGGCCGTATCTCCGCTCGGTGTCCGATGTGGGTCCGGATGGCATCGCCTATTGCAGCATCTCGCCGCGCTTTCACTGGCGGGAGGAGTGGTCGGGCGACGCGCTGCGCGCGGTGCTCCGGCGCACGCTCCCCGCCGCAGTTGGTGCCCCGCCACCGCGCCTCGACGAGCTGCAGGATGTCCGAGTGGAAAGCCGCAGCGCGTCGGGCCGCGTGGCCGAGCTCGGCATTGTCCTGCCCGGTGAGGAGCTCAGGGTGGATGGCCCGCTCGTACGGCAGGTGCTCCATACCGCCGCGGGCGAGCCGCTCCGGAGCAATGCGTTCGCGCTCACACCGACGCTCGCCGGCGGCCGGCTCACTCACCTTGTAGCCGAGGGAGGCGGCAATGGGCACGGCGTCGGGTTCTGCCAGTGGGGCGCCGTGGGCCGGGCGCGGGCCGGCCAGACGTTCGATCGCATCCTCGCAGCGTATTACCCGGATACCGAGTTGAGCCGCCTCTACTGA